The uncultured Celeribacter sp. genome includes the window GTCAAAGCGGCCAGCCCCATGAGGTTGCCGACACGGGTGTTCCGCAGCGCCAGAAGATTCTCCGTCACATAGTAATCGGCGTCCTGCATCAATCGCTCCGCATTGGGCGGCAGGATCGGCGCGGTCGGCAGGATCACCGCATCATAGCCCGCTGTCTCGCGCAGATAGTGCCCGCGCAGATGGGCGAGTTTCTTCCAGCCCGCCACGAAATCGGCCCCGTTAAAGGCGCCACCCGCTCGGAAACGGTCGAGAATGCGCGGATACATCAACTCCGGTTTGGCTTCGATATAGTCACGCCACTCGGCGTAGGCCTCTGTGGTGAAGAGGATACCGGAGAGGTCCATCGCCTCGGTCACGGGGGCGATGGGCGCGCGGGTGATTTCGGCCCCCGCATCACGCAGTTTCTCCACGGCCATCTCAAACGCGTCCAAAGGCGCGTCGCGGATGTCATCGAAAACCACGTTCTCAAGAACGAGCAGGCGCTTGCCCTTGAGCGTCGCACCTTTGAGATCGGGCGCGGGGGAGCCATCGAGAATGGCGAAACTCTCCGCCGCGTCTTCAACGGTTTTGACCAATGGCCCGACGGTGTCGAAGGCCGCGGCCAACGGCACCACACCCTCAAGAGGGAGGCGTCCCGCCGTGGTTTTCAACCCCACAAGATCGTTCCAGGCCGAGGGAATACGCACCGAACCGCCGGTATC containing:
- a CDS encoding amidase family protein; translated protein: MVEYTKMSMSDLGRAIGSGDIDPRDLTAAFLDMAKTHPFRGRIYARLMEDRAMAEAEAAYARAKDGVRRGLLDGVPVSWKDLFDTAGVATEAGTALLKDRIPTHDAEVLRRASNAGLVTLGKTHMSELAFSGLGLNPVTATTPCVNDHDAVSGGSSSGAAGSVAFGLAPGAIGSDTGGSVRIPSAWNDLVGLKTTAGRLPLEGVVPLAAAFDTVGPLVKTVEDAAESFAILDGSPAPDLKGATLKGKRLLVLENVVFDDIRDAPLDAFEMAVEKLRDAGAEITRAPIAPVTEAMDLSGILFTTEAYAEWRDYIEAKPELMYPRILDRFRAGGAFNGADFVAGWKKLAHLRGHYLRETAGYDAVILPTAPILPPNAERLMQDADYYVTENLLALRNTRVGNLMGLAALTLPTGVPSCGLLMQTPPMSEAALLRLGAAAERALA